In the Arachis stenosperma cultivar V10309 chromosome 8, arast.V10309.gnm1.PFL2, whole genome shotgun sequence genome, TGTTCGATAGTTATAGTTTTCTTAACACGCAAGTTAACTCGTTTCTTGAGCATTGCGCTTTTATTTCGCTACTTTTGTTTCATCTATTCTTCTAGGCTCCTTGTATATTATAAACCTTTTTGCTGTTATATGTATACATTatgttttagaggtcgtaataccacactaCCTCTGTTTTACagcttaagcgtaaagctcagtgtggtagggtgttatagACTGACTTCCTTATCTTCTCAGCATTAAGAACTGTTTTCCTCCATAACACTGATGCGGTTGTCCAACTCCTTAAAAGCTGCTTCATAGCTACCCTTGGTATCAACAACTATCCTTTATCATCCAATGGTGGTGTTAGAGCTCTCCTTGGCCATGCATTTAAATCCCATTTATGAGGGATTTGCCATGTAGCTCCTGAAATTTTCTATCTACGTGTCTATCGATCAGTTAGAGATGTCGTGTTTCTGACTGAAGAGATTATCTCAATCTTGATGCACTCGGTGAGGGAAATTGTATCCAGTGGCCTTCTaaaggaaaaattggaaaagttAAAAGCAACTAAAGGTGGCACAAAATATGGACAGGTTTCATTTGCTGCATCAATGACCCAACTAAAGCTTTCAGCTTCCCTAGCAGCTTCTCTAGTGTGGTTATCAGGAGGGTTAATGCTGGTTCAACTACTAATGAAAGAAACTCTTCCTTCATCGTTTATATCTGTTCACTGATCTCAGATGGAAGAGAAATCAGATAAAATGGTTGCAATGCTTGGTGGATATGCACTTGCTTACTTTGCAGTACTTTGTGGGGCTTTTACCTGGGAGTTGATTCATCTTCATGTGCTTTAAAGTGACGTCCACACATATTAGGCATCCATATAGAGTTTCTGGCAAGTGCAATTGATGGTAAGATATCGCTCGGGTGTGATTCAGCTACTTGGCGAGCTTATGTGTTTGGGTTTGTGATTCAACTACCGGGAGCTATCGGAAAAGAAGATTAggaatttgaattttggaatTCAGGATTAAATACAGAAGAAGGGACCAATATGGATATAAATTGAAAATGTGCCAGCTAAGTTAGTAGTTAGAGTCATCTAACGTGATAAAATAACACTATATAACTCATCACGAAAAATATATATCTGAAGACAGTATAAATACTCCGAATTCTATCTAAAggactaatataaaaaaaaaaaaaattgagattttAAAAGACtacattaaatatttatacGAATTTCAAGACTATTATGAAAATTTATTCCCTAAACCCTGCGAATAAGGCCTTCAaaacaaaaaatggaagaataaaataagattttgcTCTTCTTTTCGGTGCATTATCTTTCTGTGTCTCTCATGGCCATTGCAGCATTCAAATCATCCTCCAGAAGAGGAAACCgaaaccaaaaccaaaaccaaaaccatTCAAATTCCACCTCCGCAACTTCTGCCAGATCCTCCCGCCAGGAATCACGAACCAAAGCCCCCATTCGAAGGTCAAGGAGCGTAAGCGCGTTTTCCAGGGGCAGTTCGGACATTTCCACTGAATTCCTCAACAAGAGAGACAACCCACTCTTCTGCAGCGCCACCCCTTCATTACCACCCGGTAACGACGACGCCCAACCGCCGCCCAGCTCAGTTCTTCTAGAAGCCTCCGATTTCGACAGACCCACACCATCTGCTTCCGATCCCAATAACAAGGCCTTCGGTGCACGTGGCCGTCACGTGACGCGAAATGTTGATGCCAAAGGAGGGTCGTGGTCCTCGTCAACGGGTCGGAGCTTGTCGAGATCGGATGCGGGTCGCCGCACTCGATCGGCTTCTCAATGTCCGGCTTCGAGGCGGCCATGGAGTTATTCAACTTCTGAGGTAATGCAATTATTTTGTTGGAGTGGAGTGGCTGTGAATCTGGAATCTACTACTATAGTTCTAAAGCTCTTTTATCATGTAATCAAATCCAATAGAGCAACATGTGTTGAATCATTTGAATCAAAATGATGGGCAGGCTGAGGGATATGTAAATCATAGGGTACAAGCCGGGTGATTGAAATGGAGGAGTGCTTCAGGTTTTATCCGTAACAGAAAGGGTACCGGGAAATCTTAATGGTAAATTTTACGACTGAATGTTGGATTGTTGGTGGTAAGAGGGAAACACCAACATAAGCTTAATGTTGTGGAGACAAAGATGCTTAGATGGATGTGTGGACACGTTAAACTACACTATATAGGATTAGGAATTATTTTAGAGAGAGATTTCGCCAGTTGGAGGTTCGATTTTACTCATTTTAGGGAAAGTGGATTAAATGGTAGGCATTTTTGTAGCTAAAGACAGAGGGAGATGTATTAAATgagattttatatatatatggttaaaAGTTAGATATGATATATAATAGGGCACCTTCGCGCTTTTTAGCTTTTTGATCTATTTTATAACGTCAAATTCTATAAAATAGATGGATGTTGTTTATACCGGAATTTTTTGGGagttcaatatatattttttaaaaatgggATTCACATTGAATTTCACTGGACTTCAAGGGAGGTTAATGTTAtttgctttattttattttaccgTTTTCCTGCACCCATGTGGGATATGGAAGAAGGATATGAAAGGAAGTATACTTATTTGCATCTGTTTTTTGTGTAGAGCGAAACTGATGCTTTAGATAGCAGTGATCTGAGGTTTGTTGAGAGTAATAGAAAAGGTGGTTTGTTTGGAAGTGATAGTGGTATGGTGGATCAAGTGAGAGATCTGCGCAGGTGGTCTAGTCAGCATTCATCTACCAAGGTTTCTGACTCTTTTGCTGCAACTTTGGTATTTTTTCCACCCTTGCTGTTGTATATGTGATGCCAAGATGAGGAGGTGTTATCTTATTGTTCAGTGctgattaattattatgtttgtaTGGCAGTCTAGCTTGGAAACTCAGAGGTGTGCAGATGCAGTTTCTATGGTGAGCTCTGGATATGGATCTGATGTGAAAACTATCAAAGCTGTTAGTGAAAAGATGGTGTGTGATAGGAAATTTTCTACTCTTTCCTAGTTATCCATGTTCATGTCTGCCTGAAAACAAAGAGAAGAAAACCTTCATCTTTATTGTTATAGATGCATATGTCCTATGTCTAGAAGATCTGAACTCATGCTAAGAAGAGATACTAGTTCTTCCTTACTGATAACTTTTGTACAATTTTGGTTGTTCTATGCTCCTGCAGTCAGTACAAGGAGGTCCGCTGGTAACCAGTGATGTATACGAGACAGTTCGCTCTGAAGTGAGGCGTGCTATTTCTGAGATTCAGACTGATCTTGAGAGTGTAAATTTCATGATATCCTGATTTGTCCATACCGACTATAAATCTGCTGGTTCTATTTGAAACGTTGAATTTATTTAAGCAA is a window encoding:
- the LOC130944629 gene encoding uncharacterized protein LOC130944629 isoform X1; amino-acid sequence: MAIAAFKSSSRRGNRNQNQNQNHSNSTSATSARSSRQESRTKAPIRRSRSVSAFSRGSSDISTEFLNKRDNPLFCSATPSLPPGNDDAQPPPSSVLLEASDFDRPTPSASDPNNKAFGARGRHVTRNVDAKGGSWSSSTGRSLSRSDAGRRTRSASQCPASRRPWSYSTSESETDALDSSDLRFVESNRKGGLFGSDSGMVDQVRDLRRWSSQHSSTKVSDSFAATLSSLETQRCADAVSMVSSGYGSDVKTIKAVSEKMSVQGGPLVTSDVYETVRSEVRRAISEIQTDLESAIQRSNATAIAVTNIADIPPCLVNPDAEELVFEIRREYAQKLEETLSYMQSQERARNLRANLAVEEHCGQELDRILKEVLPYPKTPNVQKSHPTRKNSIERRRMSKRLAEDAKAYFDECVSLSTFDSSDFSSQDDPPVTSVGPPIPSDSYECLLQESASHGQLISRNYDVSQPCTVIDTAGSPESSCKSRFSFSQKSPESSGFADDIQQYIKMFEKNVLKSPNMRSGYHDIREYSYQSPTESLLVDRVILKNRIEAGGLLLCSGGSILWSKYCGIGI
- the LOC130944629 gene encoding uncharacterized protein LOC130944629 isoform X7, translated to MAIAAFKSSSRRGNRNQNQNQNHSNSTSATSARSSRQESRTKAPIRRSRSVSAFSRGSSDISTEFLNKRDNPLFCSATPSLPPGNDDAQPPPSSVLLEASDFDRPTPSASDPNNKAFGARGRHVTRNVDAKGGSWSSSTGRSLSRSDAGRRTRSASQCPASRRPWSYSTSESETDALDSSDLRFVESNRKGGLFGSDSGMVDQVRDLRRWSSQHSSTKVSDSFAATLSSLETQRCADAVSMVSSGYGSDVKTIKAVSEKMSVQGGPLVTSDVYETVRSEVRRAISEIQTDLESAIQRSNATAIAVTNIADIPPCLVNPDAEELVFEIRREYAQKLEESQERARNLRANLAVEEHCGQELDRILKEVLPYPKTPNVQKSHPTRKVPLTATTRHTTNKQILAWNHRGAGGKAFPSLIIDIKKEYHPSFLILLETHGEWTKGSVGGLIAYMLLKLLTICVYIYN
- the LOC130944629 gene encoding uncharacterized protein LOC130944629 isoform X6, coding for MAIAAFKSSSRRGNRNQNQNQNHSNSTSATSARSSRQESRTKAPIRRSRSVSAFSRGSSDISTEFLNKRDNPLFCSATPSLPPGNDDAQPPPSSVLLEASDFDRPTPSASDPNNKAFGARGRHVTRNVDAKGGSWSSSTGRSLSRSDAGRRTRSASQCPASRRPWSYSTSESETDALDSSDLRFVESNRKGGLFGSDSGMVDQVRDLRRWSSQHSSTKVSDSFAATLSSLETQRCADAVSMVSSGYGSDVKTIKAVSEKMSVQGGPLVTSDVYETVRSEVRRAISEIQTDLESAIQRSNATAIAVTNIADIPPCLVNPDAEELVFEIRREYAQKLEETLSYMQSQERARNLRANLAVEEHCGQELDRILKEVLPYPKTPNVQKSHPTRKVPLTATTRHTTNKQILAWNHRGAGGKAFPSLIIDIKKEYHPSFLILLETHGEWTKGSVGGLIAYMLLKLLTICVYIYN
- the LOC130944629 gene encoding uncharacterized protein LOC130944629 isoform X3: MAIAAFKSSSRRGNRNQNQNQNHSNSTSATSARSSRQESRTKAPIRRSRSVSAFSRGSSDISTEFLNKRDNPLFCSATPSLPPGNDDAQPPPSSVLLEASDFDRPTPSASDPNNKAFGARGRHVTRNVDAKGGSWSSSTGRSLSRSDAGRRTRSASQCPASRRPWSYSTSESETDALDSSDLRFVESNRKGGLFGSDSGMVDQVRDLRRWSSQHSSTKSSLETQRCADAVSMVSSGYGSDVKTIKAVSEKMSVQGGPLVTSDVYETVRSEVRRAISEIQTDLESAIQRSNATAIAVTNIADIPPCLVNPDAEELVFEIRREYAQKLEETLSYMQSQERARNLRANLAVEEHCGQELDRILKEVLPYPKTPNVQKSHPTRKNSIERRRMSKRLAEDAKAYFDECVSLSTFDSSDFSSQDDPPVTSVGPPIPSDSYECLLQESASHGQLISRNYDVSQPCTVIDTAGSPESSCKSRFSFSQKSPESSGFADDIQQYIKMFEKNVLKSPNMRSGYHDIREYSYQSPTESLLVDRVILKNRIEAGGLLLCSGGSILWSKYCGIGI
- the LOC130944629 gene encoding uncharacterized protein LOC130944629 isoform X8 is translated as MAIAAFKSSSRRGNRNQNQNQNHSNSTSATSARSSRQESRTKAPIRRSRSVSAFSRGSSDISTEFLNKRDNPLFCSATPSLPPGNDDAQPPPSSVLLEASDFDRPTPSASDPNNKAFGARGRHVTRNVDAKGGSWSSSTGRSLSRSDAGRRTRSASQCPASRRPWSYSTSESETDALDSSDLRFVESNRKGGLFGSDSGMVDQVRDLRRWSSQHSSTKVSDSFAATLSSLETQRCADAVSMVSSGYGSDVKTIKAVSEKMSVQGGPLVTSDVYETVRSEVRRAISEIQTDLESAIQRSNATAIAVTNIADIPPCLVNPDAEELVFEIRREYAQKLEESQERARNLRANLAVEEHCGQELDRILKEVLPYPKTPNVQKSHPTRKVYHGRLQ
- the LOC130944629 gene encoding uncharacterized protein LOC130944629 isoform X9, yielding MAIAAFKSSSRRGNRNQNQNQNHSNSTSATSARSSRQESRTKAPIRRSRSVSAFSRGSSDISTEFLNKRDNPLFCSATPSLPPGNDDAQPPPSSVLLEASDFDRPTPSASDPNNKAFGARGRHVTRNVDAKGGSWSSSTGRSLSRSDAGRRTRSASQCPASRRPWSYSTSESETDALDSSDLRFVESNRKGGLFGSDSGMVDQVRDLRRWSSQHSSTKVSDSFAATLSSLETQRCADAVSMVSSGYGSDVKTIKAVSEKMSVQGGPLVTSDVYETVRSEVRRAISEIQTDLESAIQRSNATAIAVTNIADIPPCLVNPDAEELVFEIRREYAQKLEESQERARNLRANLAVEEHCGQELDRILKEVLPYPKTPNVQKSHPTRKLVTE
- the LOC130944629 gene encoding uncharacterized protein LOC130944629 isoform X2, whose translation is MAIAAFKSSSRRGNRNQNQNQNHSNSTSATSARSSRQESRTKAPIRRSRSVSAFSRGSSDISTEFLNKRDNPLFCSATPSLPPGNDDAQPPPSSVLLEASDFDRPTPSASDPNNKAFGARGRHVTRNVDAKGGSWSSSTGRSLSRSDAGRRTRSASQCPASRRPWSYSTSESETDALDSSDLRFVESNRKGGLFGSDSGMVDQVRDLRRWSSQHSSTKVSDSFAATLSSLETQRCADAVSMVSSGYGSDVKTIKAVSEKMSVQGGPLVTSDVYETVRSEVRRAISEIQTDLESAIQRSNATAIAVTNIADIPPCLVNPDAEELVFEIRREYAQKLEESQERARNLRANLAVEEHCGQELDRILKEVLPYPKTPNVQKSHPTRKNSIERRRMSKRLAEDAKAYFDECVSLSTFDSSDFSSQDDPPVTSVGPPIPSDSYECLLQESASHGQLISRNYDVSQPCTVIDTAGSPESSCKSRFSFSQKSPESSGFADDIQQYIKMFEKNVLKSPNMRSGYHDIREYSYQSPTESLLVDRVILKNRIEAGGLLLCSGGSILWSKYCGIGI